The Funiculus sociatus GB2-C1 genome includes the window GAGTAAAATCTATCGCCGCCGCGCCTCCCATAGAAGCACCCACCAAAATTATTGGCTCTTTGATCAGCGTTTTCCAAAAATAGTAGAGATGGGTTTTAATAGCAGATGGGCTAAAGGGTAATTTGGTCAAGCGTTCTGTAAACCCGAAACCCAATAAATCCAGCGCCCACGTCTCATTTTGAGCCGCCAGCAGCGGCAAGAGGCGGCGAAACTCGAATACAGAGCTATCGAAGCCGTGAAGTAGCAAGATCGGCGTGCCACCGCTACCCTGGTGGACGTAGGTAGTAGCGATCGCTTGTTGCCCAAGAGGAGTAGCGATCGCGTGACACTCGATGCTTTGAGCCAGCGCAATCGAGGTAGATTCAGAGAGTTGCGCGATCGCGGATGGTAGAGAACTGGTAAACATGAATTTTAGTTTACCGTGGAGAAGGGCGATCGAAAAGTCACCCTAGAAGAAATGGAGATCAAACCTTGAAAAATCAGTATTCGCAGAATTGGCAAACACTCGTAGCAGGGATTCTTGCAGCATTAGTGCTTCTCATTGGTCTCAATTCTTTTATTATCATCACCCCAGGCCAAGCCGGAGTAATCAGCATTCTCGGTAAAGCCCAAGATGGAGGTTTGTTAGAGGGAATCCACATCAAACCACCACTGATTTCAGTAGTAGACGTGTACGATCTGACAGTGCAAAAATTTGAAGTTCCGGCGCAAAGTTCCACCAAGGATCTTCAGGATTTATCCGCTAGATTCGCCATCAACTTCCGCCTCGACCCGATAAAGGTAGTTGAGGTAAGAAGGAAACAAGGAACCTTAGAGAATATCGTCTCGAAAATTATTGCGCCCCAGACTCAGGAATCCTTCAAAATTGCCGCCGCCCGGAGAACAGTTGAAGAAGCAATTACCAAAAGAAATGAACTGAAGGAAGACTTTGATACTGCCTTGGGGGAACGGTTAGATAAGTACGGGATTATTGTGCTAGATACCAGCGTAGTTGACCTAGCTTTCTCCCCAGAATTCTCTAGAGCAGTCGAAGAGAAACAAATCGCTGAACAGCGGGCGCAACGAGCCGTCTACGTAGCGCAGGAAGCTGAACAAGAAGCCCAAGCAGAAATCAATCGCGCCCAAGGTAAAGCGGAAGCTCAAAGACTCCTCGCTGAGACACTTAAGGCACAAGGGGGTGCATTAGTTCTTCAGAAAGAAGCAATTGAAGCTTGGAGACAGGGAGGTTCCCAAATGCCAAAAGTTTTGGTAACGGGTGGTAACTCTAATAGCAGTATTCCATTCCTTTTTAACCTGGGTAATCTTCAGGATACATCCGCCCCTCAGTAGATAGTGTTAAAAGATTTACACAATGTTTGACTTTTTCGATTCAGATCCCTCCTTTTAAAGGGGGACGAGGGGAGCTAGAGCCTATTCGCTTAACGTTTTGCTCCCCCCAACCCTCTTTTAAAGGGGGCTAAGAAAATTTGTAGGGTGGGAATTATCCACTCTGAAAAATGCTGAACAATTAAACTGAAATTATGAGCATCTTCACACTACAATCTGTTAAAAAAGACTTTGGCATCAAAGAAATCCTAAAAGATGCCAGTTTTAGCCTTGATCCCACAGATAAAGTTGGATTAATTGGCACCAACGGCTCTGGGAAATCTACGCTGTTGAAGATAATAGCTGGTTTAGAACCGATTGATGACGGTCAACTTTTAGTTAACTCTGGAGTGCGAATTGTTTACTTACCGCAACAACCAGATTTAAACGAAGATAATACAGTTTTAGAGCAGGTTTTTGCTGATAGCGGCGAACAAATGTCCCTCGTGCGGGAATATGAGGAGTTGTCAGATAAACTGGCTCACAATCCAGAGGATAGCCAGCAACTAATGTCTCGCTTCTCTGCTGTCATGCAACGCATGGATGCGACTGGTGCTTGGGAACTAGAAACGAATGCAAAAATCATCCTCACAAAACTAGGAATAGAAGATTTTAACGCTCAAGTTGGTAGTTTATCTGGCGGATATCGCAAACGCATTGCCTTAGCAGCCGCCTTGCTATCAGAACCCGATGTGTTGTTGATGGATGAACCGACAAACCATTTGGATGCTTTATCTGTTGAGTGGTTGCAGAGTTACTTAAATCGCTATCGAGGTGCAATTCTGTTAATTACTCACGATCGTTATTTTCTCGATCGCGTCACCAATCGTATCCTCGAAATCGATAGAGGAGAACTCTACACATACGCCGGTAACTATTCTTATTATCTGGAAAAAAAAGCTCTCAGTGAAGAATCTGCCATCAGCAGTCAACGCAAACATCAGGGCGTACTTCGCCGCGAATTAGAATGGCTGAAAAGAGGGCCAAAAGCGCGTAGCACCAAACAGAAAGCCCGGATAGATCGCGTCCACGATATGCAAAACTTGGAGTTTAAACAAGTTCAAGGAAAAGTTGATATTGCTACTCCTGGTCGTCGGATTGGCAAAAAAGTTATTCAGGTAAAAAATGTTTCTAAAGGCTACGATGGACGCACTCTAATTAAAGATTTTACCTACGAATTCAGTCCGGAAGACCGCATCGGCATTATTGGCGGCAATGGCGCAGGTAAATCTACTTTAATGGATATTATCACCGCCCGCATTCAACCGGATTCAGGCAGCGTTGAAATAGGCACAACAATTCACATCGGCTACTTTGACCAGCACTCTGAAGAACTACTCGAAGCTTTGAACGAAAATCAGCGAGTAATCGACTACATAAAAGAAGTGGGGGAATACGTCAAAATTGCCGACGGAACTCAGATTACAGCCTCGCAAATGTTGGAGCGTTTCTTATTTCCTGGTAATCAACAATATGCCCCAATCAATAAGCTTTCCGGTGGTGAAAAACGTCGCTTATTTCTGTTGCGCGTTTTGATGAGCGCTCCCAATGTTTTAATTTTGGACGAACCGACAAATGACTTAGATGTGCAAACCCTCGCAGTGCTGGAAGACTATCTAGAAGATTTCAACGGATGCGTAATTGCAGTATCCCACGATCGCTATTTTCTCGACCGTACTGTAGAGACTATTTTTTCTTTTGAACCAGGGGGAAACCTACG containing:
- a CDS encoding ABC-F family ATP-binding cassette domain-containing protein — its product is MSIFTLQSVKKDFGIKEILKDASFSLDPTDKVGLIGTNGSGKSTLLKIIAGLEPIDDGQLLVNSGVRIVYLPQQPDLNEDNTVLEQVFADSGEQMSLVREYEELSDKLAHNPEDSQQLMSRFSAVMQRMDATGAWELETNAKIILTKLGIEDFNAQVGSLSGGYRKRIALAAALLSEPDVLLMDEPTNHLDALSVEWLQSYLNRYRGAILLITHDRYFLDRVTNRILEIDRGELYTYAGNYSYYLEKKALSEESAISSQRKHQGVLRRELEWLKRGPKARSTKQKARIDRVHDMQNLEFKQVQGKVDIATPGRRIGKKVIQVKNVSKGYDGRTLIKDFTYEFSPEDRIGIIGGNGAGKSTLMDIITARIQPDSGSVEIGTTIHIGYFDQHSEELLEALNENQRVIDYIKEVGEYVKIADGTQITASQMLERFLFPGNQQYAPINKLSGGEKRRLFLLRVLMSAPNVLILDEPTNDLDVQTLAVLEDYLEDFNGCVIAVSHDRYFLDRTVETIFSFEPGGNLRLYPGNYSIYLEFKQAEEELEKAEATANNKDKQKDTQSKDWKSQRQAPDNGKPRKLSSKEKREFEMLEGKIAQLESQKSEVEKELYNAPPGKITLVRELYEKVESLTQQIDAATERWMELAEVEA
- a CDS encoding prohibitin family protein; protein product: MKNQYSQNWQTLVAGILAALVLLIGLNSFIIITPGQAGVISILGKAQDGGLLEGIHIKPPLISVVDVYDLTVQKFEVPAQSSTKDLQDLSARFAINFRLDPIKVVEVRRKQGTLENIVSKIIAPQTQESFKIAAARRTVEEAITKRNELKEDFDTALGERLDKYGIIVLDTSVVDLAFSPEFSRAVEEKQIAEQRAQRAVYVAQEAEQEAQAEINRAQGKAEAQRLLAETLKAQGGALVLQKEAIEAWRQGGSQMPKVLVTGGNSNSSIPFLFNLGNLQDTSAPQ